The nucleotide window TGCGAGTGCAACGGCCTCGTCGAAAAACATTTCCTTATCCAAAGAAATCAAAGTTCCTTTTTTGATGAAGTCCGCAGCGAATTCAGAAGTAAGAACGGAGTATCCTACTCCTTGTTGAATCATAGATGTTAAAGCGTCGATGTTATTCGCGAAGTGTCTTTCGCTGCGGGCTTTTTTAAAGAGCTTATATTTTTTCAGTAAGTCAGAAGTCATAGTGTCGTTCGGATCAAAATCAATGATGCATTCTTTCTCCAGGATATCAGTCAAAGATCTTTTTTTCCAAGAGGCCGGTCCCACTAATATATAGCGCTCAGGCGCAAGCATTTTTGAATCCAGCTCCAGGCCCACTTGATTTGCAGGCATAGCAACTATTTGCGCGAAGCCGGTTTTTAATTTTCCAAGAATGCTATCTGTATCAGTCAGGTCAAAGCGCACGCGCAGTTGTGGGTGCTTCTTTAGAACAGCACTCACGCGGGGAATGATTCTTGAGCGCATCAAAGTTGATGTCCCACTAAAGCAGATATTCACAATCGCAGAACTTTTCTTTCCAGAGAGCTTGGCAAGAGTATCGCCTTCAAGATCGCGGGCGGCCTGCACATAGCGGAGTAAAGATTCGCCCTCGTTAGTCAGTCGCATGCCTTTACGAGAGCGTGTGAAAAGGGTGACCCCCAGCTGTTTTTCCAAACCTCTGATTCTTTGGGTCACCCCTGTCTGGGTGAGATTCACTATTTTAGCTGCTTCCAGGACCGTGCCTTTTTCGACAACGGCCCAGAAAGCTTCAAGGGAAGGGCTTAGTAAACTCATTTAAAATGATAATAAAATGATATTTATGAATTATACAAATACTTTCTTTAAGATTATTTAAGATTTTCAAAGTGCGTAATGTACGACGAAGTTTTCCACAGCAAGAATGTGGAAAAGTCGCGACAGTCACCACCACTAGGAGATTTATGAAACTCAAAACTATGTTAGAAACTCTTATCGTGACTCTCGGGCTGCTTCTGGGGAAAGCCGCCACAGCAGCGGATAAGCCGAGCGTGCATGGAATGTTGGTCTTTGGCGAAAGCACCATTTTCTTTTCACATCTTCCGATGTTTCACAGTCCGCACGACTATCAAGCCATCTTTAGTGTGAAGATAAGTGACGAAGTAAAAGATCTTTATCTGTCTGATAAAAAAGCACACCGTGAAGAAAGGGTTTACACTTTCGTACCTGAATTGATGGTGTTGTCAGATGCAGTTTTGCAAACAAAGACCTTCAAAGGCCAGTTGTACAGAGGCCACTTCGAACGTGCAGGCACTTTGCTTGCCAATGACGTCCAAGTCACAGTTCAAGACGTTATCGTTTTCAAGAAATTTGATCCTGGCGCCAACAAAGCGACTCAAGCGTCGTATTATCTTTTCGGAAAAGACGGGGAGTACTGGTTGGCCCACAATATCACCAAGAAGCCTGATTTCGATCACGTCATCCCCGTGCGACTGATTTCTTCCTCCCATCAAGGGTCCGTAACCTTAGTGAACTTTGAACAGAGCGAAAAACCTTTAAACGATGGAATGTCATTCAACGCCCATTCAAGCGGTAAGACATTTCATCTGGAGACTCTTCGCTCAATCTATTTGGAATTTGGCGATCTCGCTATGTAAGGGGCTCAGCGCCCGGAATATATTTGCGATGATGGTTGTTATGGTGGGCGGAGTTTTAGCCCACAGCTTTTCAAGCAGAATGAAATCTAGGAGGGATTGATCGTCCAGGCGATTTTTTCTAATGCTTCCACTTCTTCGGCCCAATATCTGTAGGTGTTAAACTCAGGGAATAGGCGGGGGAAGCTGGGGTCATCCCAGCGTTTAGCGATCCAGCCAGCGTAAGAAATGATGCGAAGACCGCGAAGCAAAGGAATCCAGGCCCATTGATGATCTGGGAATTCACGAAGCTCTTCATAGCCCGCGATAATTTGTTCACGCTCTGTCGTTAGGGACTCTGTATCTCCGGAAAGAAGCATCCAGAAATCTTGAATGACGGGGCCATTTACAAAATCATCGAAGTCGACCAGAAAGAACTGCTCGCCGTTATTGAGAAGATTTCCCTTATGACAGTCGCCATGAATACGAATGAATTCCGAAGGATCGAAATTGTCGTCAATCGAATATAGAATATCTTCAGCGGCAATCGTATAGCGTTTGCGCAGCTCGGGAGTGATCCAATCCTGCAAATTATCTAAAGTTTCCCAGCCACCATAATAACTCGTATCTAGGACGGGACGATGTGGAGCCTCTTTGCGCGCACCCACATTGTGAACTTGCGCCATCAGACGGCCGACTTTTTTGAAGTCATCTCCTAAAAATTCCTGCGGCATACGACCGAGTACTTTCGGAAAGAAGGCGACGTACATGCCATCCACTTCACTGACAGTTGAGCCGCCTTGAAGCAAAGGAGCCACGGCGGGAATCCCCTCACCCTTTAAGGAAAGAAGAAACTCATGTTCCTCAAGGATGGCTTCCTTGCTCCAGCGATTTGGTCGATAGAACTTCGCAATGATGTTCTTGTTGTGGCTATTTGCTTCGAAAGGTTCTTCGAGCTTGATATCGAAAACGCGATTCTCGTAGGAATTTAATTGCGTGAACTCACCCGTCGGATAAAAGCCCGCATTTTCCGCAGAGAGCAGAACTTTGTCGGGATCCAAATTATAGAAAGAAGAGCTTTTATCCATTTTTCCTTAAACAATGAAGCGGTGAGCCTCAAAAGCATTCGATGCCCACCTGCGGCGGGACCGGCGTACCCATTTCCTAATCTTGCCACTGGGCGGGGGTTAAGTCATTCTTTCTTGCGATGGGTAGTCAGACTGAAAACTTTCTTTTCGCTAAATGGCCGGTAGAGGTGCACAGACGCGCCTTTCGTCGATCTGTCTCCATCTATTTATACCCGAATAAGCCTATTAAAGTTGTCGCCAGCAAGATGACCTCGCAAAAGGTGATTATAGATTTTCTGATGGCGAAAAAAGATTGGATCGCCAAGAACTTTGAAAAGTTCGCCGATCTGGCAGAGAAATTCCCGGAAAAGAAAATCAAAGCCTATGAGGATTTTCCCTATTTAGGCAAAGATCGAAAATTCAAAGTCGTAATTACTTTGAATAAGAAATCTTTCGTCTCAGTCACTGACGAGCATTTGCTCTTACATATTCCGCGCAACGACTGGAATGCCGACACTCCTTTGCAGGAACATCCCACGGCGCTGAATGAAATTCGTCACTTCTATAAAAGAGAAGCCGTGAAGCTTTTGAGTGAGCGCATTCATCACTGGTCACAGCAGATGAACTTGCATCCTTCGCAAGTGAAGTTCCGCGAGCAGCGCACGCGGTGGGGCAGTTGTTCTTCAAAAAAAATCATCAACCTGAACTGGCGTCTGATCGTCTTCGGGCAAGACATAATCGATTACGTCATCGTTCACGAGCTGGCGCACTTAGAGCACATGAATCACTCAGATCGTTTCTGGAGCCTGGTCGAAAAGCATTTGGCGAACTATCAGGATCTGATGAAGACCCTCAAGCAATCGCAGAATTTGGTCGAGTTTCTGTCGGAAAAACCCTAAAAAAAGGGCCCTTGATCATCTCAAGAGCCCGAAATATTTAGTCACCAAACTCAATCAGGGAAACATCGCCATCACAACTTAAAGTGGCGTGGATCCAGCATTCCGCACCTGGTCCGCAAGCCCAATAGTACAAGGTCCCCGTCAGGAAAACATTGCGGGAATCATCCCAAGCCGTCGTCGCAACACCTTCAGGAATGGAAGTGCGAGAGGTGGCTGCGCCGTATTGTTTCTTGATCATTTTCAGAAGAACTTTTTCTTGAGAGTGAAGCGTATCGCGGGCTTCAGTGTCGCTCATGCAAGCGGGGGCTGCGATAGCCTGGGCATTGAAAGAGATAACAAAAGTGAGGGACAATAGACTCAGAACAAGTTTATTCATGGGGCCTCCTGATTTGGTTTTCAGCGTTGTCGCCGTTGCCAGATCAAGAGGCAAGTAAAGATTGTGTCAGGACGCCCTAATGAAGACTGTTCGGAGTCTTCTTCATCATCAATCTTAAAGCGAGCAAAGTACCAACGTATCCCACGCAAGCTCCAAAGATGGTGTCGCTTAGGAAATGATCGTGCACAACAATACGAGTCGCACAGCCAATAATGGCGATTGCGAGCCACAGCCAACGCAATTTCGGGAATGCAATACTGAACATGGTGGCAGCAGTAAACAACACTTGAGAGTGGCCCGATGAAAACGAATGCCAGTGCCAGTGAGTCGTGAATGGATCAAAAACAAAAGGATCAAAGTCAGGGGTTTTATGCGGGCGCTGACGTCCCACAGTGGCCTTAATAAGATGAGTTAGTACTCCTGAAACCAAGAGGGCAACCAACAGACTCAAGCCCCAGCGACGAGCATAATCAATTTTCGCGGAATACTTTTTCAAAGAGGCGATTCGCGGCAGAACCCATCGAGCCAATGCCCACGTAAGAATCGCTATCACAAAATAGTAATCAGAAAGACCGATATCAGTCACAACGCGGGCCACAGGACGCCAAGTGGTGCGAATGTCTTCATGGTTAAAGAACAAAGACAATCGCTGATCTAAGAAAGCCGCTGCTAAGGCCGCAAGAATCAAAGCAGATAAAGTCACAAGCAGGATATGCTTTTTCAATTTAGAGGGGCTGCGCAGGAGCTCGCCGAATTGTTGTACAGGCATGTAATTCCTTCCAAAAGGGAGTGTAAAACGGTTGTGTATTCGAATACAAGCCCTGATAGAGGGTGACGAAAACTGGCCCAAGCCTTGCTGACGGCTAAAAGCTGAGTTGCTTCATTCGAACCAAATCTTGGAGGTTTCCATGTTACCAATGCTTCACAAGCATACTATTATTACGGCAGCTTTGATGGCATCACTCAGCCTTACTGCGTGCGGCAGTAAGAAAGATATTTTTACCCCACCAGAGACTCCTCAGCAGCAAACTGATTCTAACAAAGGTGAAACTGAAACAGGTGGCACTATTGGTGGTAACCTTCCTGATCCTAACTCTGCAAATAACACCGAACCACCACTTCCTCTTCCAGACTATTCTGACTTGCCAAATCCTGGTCAAACACCTGGCTCGGGCCAAACTCTTCCTCGTCCACTTCCTGAAACTCCAAAAACTCCTCCTCCTGTGGCGGACACCCGACCTTCTCCTGCACTTGGAACAAATCCACTTCCGGCAGACTATCGCTCTAACGACGCTTCAAATGTAGGTCGTGATAATTTGACGAAACGTATGACCGGTGGCGTGACGGCGGATGGACTTGTCTATACATCGTCTTCAACAGATGAACTTTTGAATTTGCTCAGAGGCCGTAACGAACGCGTTGATGAGTACTCTCGCCAAGCCAACTTGCAAGCGGCTGCTTCTGTGTTGTCAGCGAAGCTCACCGTTGATGGTATGTCCGGTGATGCGATCGTGACTTTGAAAGTTCAAGAAGGTCGCGATGTGAAAGTCTATAACGTAGCTGGTGGCATGAGCGGCGAATATGCGTCTCCATTGAAATCAGTGCGTGCGGGCAATGGCGAAAAATCAACAGGTCAGCGTGCTGTCGAAGGCACTATTAAATGTCTGGATCTTGATGGCCTTTGTGAAAATACTTTCGTCCGACTTAAAATTGGAACGCCCGGATCCAGCGCCATCGTTAACGTCGTCTTCAGAAACTCAGTTGCGGACTTGTACTTCAACTTGCCAGGCAAATATTCTGACAATCCAGAGTATTTGATTATGCGTGAGTTCATCAGAAACACGATCACTCAACAAAACACCGACAACAAAATCAAGCAAGCTCGTATGAGTTCATTTGAAGTTGTGAACGGTCGCTCGGGTGTGGCGTTGACGATGAAGGGTAAGAACAACGAACTTCTTGGTTTCTCAGGTCCATTGTTGGCTCCTGAAGCTGGAACAGGCGTGAATATCACTCTTTCTAGAATTGCCAAAGATCAAGACGACAGTTTGGATCTAATCAGTCTTGATAAATCACAATTAACTTACGCAAACTGGATTGGCGACGCCCGTATGGTGGCTAATAACGGTTTGGGCCAAGTTAAGATCGCTTTGAAAATGAGAAAGCGCTCTAACTACGGTCAAGACATGTTCACGGTGACTTTCATGAGAAAAATCAAACCTCTCGTGGAATTGACTGACGACAATTTGAAATAAGCTAAAAGCAAACATATAGAGTTCCTCCCTACATGTTTCCAAAGAGCCCCCAGTCTCCAAGCTGCGGGCTCTTTTTTTGTCCTTTGGGCAGCAGTTGGTATCTCTTTGGCCCTAAATTCTTTGGTACGGCGATTGCTTTATTGCTTGTCGGGGACTTTAATTGAAAACCACGGGGGACAGAATGGCTCTAAAAAATAAAATCTTTCTAGCAATCGCAGTAAGTACTCTTTTAGGGATGGCTTCAGCGAAAGCCTATATCGTACCAGGCGGGACACGCCCGGAACCACCACCACAAGGTGGCATTGGTCCCATTCCACAACCTATTCCTCAACAACCGAACGCACCCGTTCCACCTCCAATGCCCCTCCCGGGTGATGACGGCGGTGGTTACAATCCATACCCAGGTAATGGTGGTGGATACCCACCGGGCAATGGCGGCGGTTACGGCCCAGGCCAAGGCGGGGGCGGATACAACGATCAAGAACAACGTGTGATTCAAGTTCGTCGTCGTATTATCAACGAACAACTTCCACTTCTTCAATTGGCTGGTATCGATCGTCGTTACGATGGTTACACTGTTCAGTCTATCGTTGTTTACGTTTCTGGCAGCGGTCCTCGTTCAGACATGTCTTTGGTGATCAACGGTCAACGTGATGCCAGCGCAGTGTCTCCTCGCGGAGCAGTGACTTTGATCCCTCGCTACAAGGCAGTTTTGGGCAGAGGCCAAGTGAACTCTATCCAACTTGCGATCTCTGGCGGAGTTGATGTCGATTCAATCGTCTTGAATCTGCAACCACGTAATGGTGGTGGTTACCCTCCAGGTAATGGCGGTGGCGGTAACTGGGGTCGTGAAATCACAGTTCCACTTTCAGTAGCACGCAGAATGTTGGGTAACGATCGTTTGGATATTTCTCCATACATCGATATGTACCAATACCGTGGTATGAGAATCACTGCGATCGAAATCGAAGCAGCAGCTTTGTACCAAGTGGCTTTCATTGATGTTCTTATCAACAGCTTCGGCCAAGGTCCTTCTGTACAAATCGGTAACTACATCCAAAGATACACTGTGTATCCACAAGATGCTGTGATTGGTCAAAGTGCAGCAAGCATCGTACTAAGCACACGCGGTGACATGGACATCCGCGGAGTGACTTTAAGATTGTCTCGTCGCTAAGACGGAACGACTCGTTCAAAAAAATTGAATTCCCGAAAAGGGCTTCTGGAAACAGAGGCCCTTTTTTTATGCTTTGCGAAAACTGGAAACCCGCGCCAGATTAAATTCTCTTGTTTTGGCGATCCAAATCAGGTCCACTTAATGGGCGTAAAGGGGAATGAATTTCTATGCAAAACAATCATCTAGAGTTTGGCAAAGGCAAAGAGAATTCAACGACTTCGCTGGTTCCGCCAGTCTTGTCTGATTACATGAATTACCGCCAGTTTCTGGCAGACTTTTATAAGTTCAAACGTCAGGCTTCCAAAGGAGCTTTGAGAGCTTATAACTATGCCGTGTTCTCTGCGGCAGCGAACATCAAATCTCCGAACTATTTGAAAATGATCATCGAAGGAAAAAGAAATCTTTCTGACGATATGATCGGCAAATTCGGTAAAGCCCTGGGTTTCAATAAAGAAAACACTGAAGAGTTCCGTTTGCTCGTGCAATTCACGCAAGCAACAGATCCTGCAGACCGCAATATGTTCCTGAAAAAACTCAGCGAACACAGAGTCGGTGTAAAACTTAAATCGGGTGAGATCGATCGTAAGAGCTTTGAAAAAGTTCCGAACTGGGTTGCGTGGATTATCTATGCCATGGTCGATCAAGACGGAGTTTCCTTCGATACAGCCTCTTTGAAAAAGCTTCTTCGTGGCAAAGCCTCTGAAGACGAAATCGAAACTTCATTGAACACCTTGGTGGCTTCTGGCGATCTGCGCAGAGACGAAGTGACCGGGGAGTTGAAGAAGGCCCGCAGTCTGACTGAATCACCGGAAGACATTCCAGTGGCATTGGTCAGAAAGCTTCAATCACAATTGATGTACTTGGGCCTTGAGTCTTTGTACCAAGATCAACCCACAGACCGCGAGTTCGGTACATTGACGATGTCTTTGACGAAAACAGAATTCGAAGAAATCAAATTCAAGCTTCGCCAAATGCGCAAGTCGATCAATAAAGACAACTCTATCGCGCGCATGAAAACAAAAGGGGAGAGAGTTTACCAACTCAACATCCAATTGTTCCCAGTGACCAACGCCGCAGAGGGTTTGGAAAAAGCTGCAGAGAAAACAGTGACCATGAACCAGGTGATTCAGCCGGCTCTTGATGTGAAGGTTGACACAATGGTTGAGGTGGCTGCGGCTGCCCCAGTTGCTGCCCCAATTCCTGAGGCTGCACCAAATGTTGCTTCGGCGACCGCTCCTGCAAAAACTTCGAACGTCAGTTCGCTTGCCGCAACTGCTGCTTCAGCAGCAGATCTTTTCCGCTAAATGCCTATTTGAGAGGCTGTCATTTAACACGACAGTCTCTCACGTTAATTTAAGATTCTTACATTTCAGTGTCACTTTTGCCCCATTTTTTGGGCAGCAATGTGGATAAGTCTGTGGAAGACCCCCATAAATGGTGGATATCTCGACCTTTTGGGACCTATTGTCTCATGCTTATGTTAGCGTACTGTTAGGACCTTGTAACATAACATGCTCAACTTTTGCGCTGTCTGGGTGCTTATTTTTTGATTGCTGTTTGTGTGTTATAAGTAAAGGATGTTCGAGTTATTCACATGGGGGCGTACTGGCTTCGACGTGGGTGCTGAAACATAAGGAGCATACCGGGGCGGATGAGGACCTCGATAAAAACGTCCATTTTGTAATTGGCAACGATTACGCACTTGCAGCTTAATTGACTGCACGATCTCCCTTGAGGCGGCTGCGCTCTTGGATAGATTGTCACTTTAGTGGCCTCGGCGTGTTGGGTTTTCTCCAGCAGACTCGCTTAAATACACTGGGGGAATGTGTCGCGTATATTTTGTCTGTAGAAGCTGCGCGAACAAATTAAAATACTGACTAAGTATGTAGCGCCTTATCGCGGATCACTTGCGGACGGGGGTTCAATTCCCCCCGCCTCCACCTGAGGTGAAATCGAAAGATTTCGGCTGAGGTGGAGGTGTAAAAGTCCTCTTAAATCAATCATTTGTAATTCGATATCGGGTTCGATAAAAATAGATTTCTCTTAACCCCCTAGTTACGTCTTATCGAACCCTTTCGCAGAAACGACGTGAGGAAGAGATGCAAATCGTCCAAGATGACTCTGCTCAAATATTTTTAGATAATTCAGCGGAATTGCTCTATCGAGATGAGCCCACCAACAGTCTTCTGATCGGTTTGTGCGAGAGCATGAGAATATCAGAACCAAAAATTGCGCCAATTTTACTTCGGTTTATCGATGGAGGCAAAACTGTCTCAGCAGCAATTCAAACGTTACCAATGAATTTGGTCCTAACATATTCGAACACAGGTCAGGTTGCCGTCTTGGCAAATTATCTTAATAAGATCAATGCCAGCTTTCCCGGAGTTGTTGGGCCAGCCGTAGAATCAGAACTATTTGCAAATGCTTGGAGCGGGCTAACCGGTAAACCCAATAGACTGGGAATGGGACAAAAAATTTATAAAATCGAGCAAGTGGAATTTCTATCGGGAGTTGCTGGTGAGTTTCGATCTGCAGAAAAAAGGGATTTAGATCTTGTGACCGAATGGGTCATTGCTTTTGCAAAAGAGTCGCTCCCTATAGGTCCTCGCGGTGAGCAACACTGGAAAGACTTTGCAGAAAGATCTATTCAAAATAAAACGGCGTATCTTTGGACAATTGACGATGTTCCAGTCTCGATGGCGCACACGGGGCGTCCCACAAAAAACGGTGTTTCCATTAGTGGTGTCTATACTCCATTAAACGAACGAAAAAAGGGGT belongs to Bdellovibrio svalbardensis and includes:
- a CDS encoding GNAT family N-acetyltransferase: MQIVQDDSAQIFLDNSAELLYRDEPTNSLLIGLCESMRISEPKIAPILLRFIDGGKTVSAAIQTLPMNLVLTYSNTGQVAVLANYLNKINASFPGVVGPAVESELFANAWSGLTGKPNRLGMGQKIYKIEQVEFLSGVAGEFRSAEKRDLDLVTEWVIAFAKESLPIGPRGEQHWKDFAERSIQNKTAYLWTIDDVPVSMAHTGRPTKNGVSISGVYTPLNERKKGYASGVVSHLSQTMLDSGKRFCVLYTDLANLNSNKIYQNIGYREVSDSKHFLFSEI
- a CDS encoding serine/threonine protein kinase yields the protein MDKSSSFYNLDPDKVLLSAENAGFYPTGEFTQLNSYENRVFDIKLEEPFEANSHNKNIIAKFYRPNRWSKEAILEEHEFLLSLKGEGIPAVAPLLQGGSTVSEVDGMYVAFFPKVLGRMPQEFLGDDFKKVGRLMAQVHNVGARKEAPHRPVLDTSYYGGWETLDNLQDWITPELRKRYTIAAEDILYSIDDNFDPSEFIRIHGDCHKGNLLNNGEQFFLVDFDDFVNGPVIQDFWMLLSGDTESLTTEREQIIAGYEELREFPDHQWAWIPLLRGLRIISYAGWIAKRWDDPSFPRLFPEFNTYRYWAEEVEALEKIAWTINPS
- a CDS encoding LysR family transcriptional regulator — encoded protein: MSLLSPSLEAFWAVVEKGTVLEAAKIVNLTQTGVTQRIRGLEKQLGVTLFTRSRKGMRLTNEGESLLRYVQAARDLEGDTLAKLSGKKSSAIVNICFSGTSTLMRSRIIPRVSAVLKKHPQLRVRFDLTDTDSILGKLKTGFAQIVAMPANQVGLELDSKMLAPERYILVGPASWKKRSLTDILEKECIIDFDPNDTMTSDLLKKYKLFKKARSERHFANNIDALTSMIQQGVGYSVLTSEFAADFIKKGTLISLDKEMFFDEAVALAWYPRAEMPTYFKDLITSITKK
- a CDS encoding TIGR02147 family protein, producing MQNNHLEFGKGKENSTTSLVPPVLSDYMNYRQFLADFYKFKRQASKGALRAYNYAVFSAAANIKSPNYLKMIIEGKRNLSDDMIGKFGKALGFNKENTEEFRLLVQFTQATDPADRNMFLKKLSEHRVGVKLKSGEIDRKSFEKVPNWVAWIIYAMVDQDGVSFDTASLKKLLRGKASEDEIETSLNTLVASGDLRRDEVTGELKKARSLTESPEDIPVALVRKLQSQLMYLGLESLYQDQPTDREFGTLTMSLTKTEFEEIKFKLRQMRKSINKDNSIARMKTKGERVYQLNIQLFPVTNAAEGLEKAAEKTVTMNQVIQPALDVKVDTMVEVAAAAPVAAPIPEAAPNVASATAPAKTSNVSSLAATAASAADLFR
- a CDS encoding phosphatase PAP2 family protein, encoding MPVQQFGELLRSPSKLKKHILLVTLSALILAALAAAFLDQRLSLFFNHEDIRTTWRPVARVVTDIGLSDYYFVIAILTWALARWVLPRIASLKKYSAKIDYARRWGLSLLVALLVSGVLTHLIKATVGRQRPHKTPDFDPFVFDPFTTHWHWHSFSSGHSQVLFTAATMFSIAFPKLRWLWLAIAIIGCATRIVVHDHFLSDTIFGACVGYVGTLLALRLMMKKTPNSLH
- a CDS encoding M48 family metallopeptidase translates to MGSQTENFLFAKWPVEVHRRAFRRSVSIYLYPNKPIKVVASKMTSQKVIIDFLMAKKDWIAKNFEKFADLAEKFPEKKIKAYEDFPYLGKDRKFKVVITLNKKSFVSVTDEHLLLHIPRNDWNADTPLQEHPTALNEIRHFYKREAVKLLSERIHHWSQQMNLHPSQVKFREQRTRWGSCSSKKIINLNWRLIVFGQDIIDYVIVHELAHLEHMNHSDRFWSLVEKHLANYQDLMKTLKQSQNLVEFLSEKP